In one Drosophila albomicans strain 15112-1751.03 chromosome X, ASM965048v2, whole genome shotgun sequence genomic region, the following are encoded:
- the LOC117564131 gene encoding contactin-2 isoform X3 has product MSSTSSSVLTLSSFNLLFFTQVLTVLSITIKYNEYATDKGGNFSIPCIAQGNIMWVKEHGNNNTIIQTGRVLVLRNVSTSDSGIYVCFATLPVTTRRTTTTTTTATTTSATVTTAIAATSRTITTATTTTTTQAATIPATAATTSPQQQENEDKQEEHKQNVKIADDDEKGHDNEQVKQVEQVEKEEKEEEEEELEYQAFQRIRLTVRTTPGPVTQLYFKASTILGFLIWRFNKTQSGGYPVRSFTAEYRNVSYRVPPANVSYEHEWSRMDPINIAPNVRQMEVYRLAPNTTYEFRIWANNELGSGEVVTTNVTTLPETKEEELQDGWDSIELIPNIILNPGFSESDGAKSAPPFTRTVIFGHNGRAYDDDDDDDEDYEEEQEPTMEKFKRKVSVFFTGPTIKRI; this is encoded by the exons ATGTCTTCCACATCCAGCTCCGTGCTAACGCTGTCATcgttcaatttattatttttcaccCAAG TGCTAACGGTGCTTAGTATCACCATCAAGTACAACGAATACGCAACGGATAAAGGCGGCAATTTCAGCATACCCTGCATTGCACAGGGCAATATTATGTGGGTGAAGGAGCACGGCAACAATAACACCATTATACAG ACGGGTCGAGTGCTGGTGCTGCGCAATGTGAGTACCTCGGACAGCGgcatttatgtttgttttgcgACGCTGCCAGTGACAACGAGgcggacaacaacaacaacaacaacagccacaacaacaagtgcaactGTGaccacagcaatagcagcaacatcgaGGACGATaacaacggcgacgacgacgacgacgacgcaggcagcaacaatcccagcgacagcagcaactacctcaccgcagcagcaggagaatGAAGATAAGCAGGAAGAGCACAAGCAAAACGTGAAgattgctgatgatgatgagaaaGGCCATGACAATGAGCAGGTCAAGCAGGTAGAGCAGgtggagaaggaggagaaggaggaggaggaagaggagctGGAGTATCAGGCTTTTCAGCGCATCAGGCTAACGGTGCGCACCACTCCGGGCCCCGTGACACAGCTGTACTTCAAGGCCTCGACAATACTGGGCTTTCTCATTTGGCGCTTCAATAAGACGCAATCGGGCGGCTATCCTGTGCGCAGTTTCACAGCCGAATATCGCAATGTCTCGTACCGTGTGCCACCGGCAAATGTTAGCTACGAACATGAATGGAGTCGCATGGATCCCATTAACATAGCACCCAATGTG cGTCAAATGGAAGTCTATCGCCTGGCACCGAATACCACCTACGAGTTTCGAATATGGGCCAACAATGAGCTGGGCAGCGGCGAGGTGGTCACCACCAATGTGACAACATTGCCGGAGACCAAGGAAGAGG AACTTCAAGATGGTTGGGACAGCATTGAGCTTATACCGAATATAATACTTAATCCCGGTTTCAGTGAATCTGACGGAGCTAAGAGCGCGCCGCCGTTCACGCGCACCGTTATCTTTGGCCACAACGGACGAGCgtacgatgatgatgatgatgacgatgaggattACGAGGAGGAACAGGAGCCGACTATGGAGAAATTCAAGCGCAAAGTATCGGTATTCTTTACAGGTCCCACCATTAAACGTATTTGA
- the LOC117564131 gene encoding contactin-2 isoform X1, with translation MSSTSSSVLTLSSFNLLFFTQVLTVLSITIKYNEYATDKGGNFSIPCIAQGNIMWVKEHGNNNTIIQTGRVLVLRNVSTSDSGIYVCFATLPVTTRRTTTTTTTATTTSATVTTAIAATSRTITTATTTTTTQAATIPATAATTSPQQQENEDKQEEHKQNVKIADDDEKGHDNEQVKQVEQVEKEEKEEEEEELEYQAFQRIRLTVRTTPGPVTQLYFKASTILGFLIWRFNKTQSGGYPVRSFTAEYRNVSYRVPPANVSYEHEWSRMDPINIAPNVRQMEVYRLAPNTTYEFRIWANNELGSGEVVTTNVTTLPETKEEDLIRLIKPDLDNFDPRIWIVAVSIVLGTLVILAIGLCIVLSKECYQSTQMELQDGWDSIELIPNIILNPGFSESDGAKSAPPFTRTVIFGHNGRAYDDDDDDDEDYEEEQEPTMEKFKRKVSVFFTGPTIKRI, from the exons ATGTCTTCCACATCCAGCTCCGTGCTAACGCTGTCATcgttcaatttattatttttcaccCAAG TGCTAACGGTGCTTAGTATCACCATCAAGTACAACGAATACGCAACGGATAAAGGCGGCAATTTCAGCATACCCTGCATTGCACAGGGCAATATTATGTGGGTGAAGGAGCACGGCAACAATAACACCATTATACAG ACGGGTCGAGTGCTGGTGCTGCGCAATGTGAGTACCTCGGACAGCGgcatttatgtttgttttgcgACGCTGCCAGTGACAACGAGgcggacaacaacaacaacaacaacagccacaacaacaagtgcaactGTGaccacagcaatagcagcaacatcgaGGACGATaacaacggcgacgacgacgacgacgacgcaggcagcaacaatcccagcgacagcagcaactacctcaccgcagcagcaggagaatGAAGATAAGCAGGAAGAGCACAAGCAAAACGTGAAgattgctgatgatgatgagaaaGGCCATGACAATGAGCAGGTCAAGCAGGTAGAGCAGgtggagaaggaggagaaggaggaggaggaagaggagctGGAGTATCAGGCTTTTCAGCGCATCAGGCTAACGGTGCGCACCACTCCGGGCCCCGTGACACAGCTGTACTTCAAGGCCTCGACAATACTGGGCTTTCTCATTTGGCGCTTCAATAAGACGCAATCGGGCGGCTATCCTGTGCGCAGTTTCACAGCCGAATATCGCAATGTCTCGTACCGTGTGCCACCGGCAAATGTTAGCTACGAACATGAATGGAGTCGCATGGATCCCATTAACATAGCACCCAATGTG cGTCAAATGGAAGTCTATCGCCTGGCACCGAATACCACCTACGAGTTTCGAATATGGGCCAACAATGAGCTGGGCAGCGGCGAGGTGGTCACCACCAATGTGACAACATTGCCGGAGACCAAGGAAGAGG ATCTCATACGCCTTATTAAACCCGACTTAGATAATTTCGATCCTCGCATTTGGATAGTCGCCGTCAGCATAGTGCTGGGAACACTTGTGATATTAGCCATCGGACTCTGTATTGTGCTCTCTAAGGAGTGCTATCAATCAACGCAAATGG AACTTCAAGATGGTTGGGACAGCATTGAGCTTATACCGAATATAATACTTAATCCCGGTTTCAGTGAATCTGACGGAGCTAAGAGCGCGCCGCCGTTCACGCGCACCGTTATCTTTGGCCACAACGGACGAGCgtacgatgatgatgatgatgacgatgaggattACGAGGAGGAACAGGAGCCGACTATGGAGAAATTCAAGCGCAAAGTATCGGTATTCTTTACAGGTCCCACCATTAAACGTATTTGA
- the LOC117564131 gene encoding contactin-2 isoform X2: MSSTSSSVLTLSSFNLLFFTQVLTVLSITIKYNEYATDKGGNFSIPCIAQGNIMWVKEHGNNNTIIQTGRVLVLRNVSTSDSGIYVCFATLPVTTRRTTTTTTTATTTSATVTTAIAATSRTITTATTTTTTQAATIPATAATTSPQQQENEDKQEEHKQNVKIADDDEKGHDNEQVKQVEQVEKEEKEEEEEELEYQAFQRIRLTVRTTPGPVTQLYFKASTILGFLIWRFNKTQSGGYPVRSFTAEYRNVSYRVPPANVSYEHEWSRMDPINIAPNVRQMEVYRLAPNTTYEFRIWANNELGSGEVVTTNVTTLPETKEEDLIRLIKPDLDNFDPRIWIVAVSIVLGTLVILAIGLCIVLSKECYQSTQMVNLTELRARRRSRAPLSLATTDERTMMMMMTMRITRRNRSRLWRNSSAKYRYSLQVPPLNVFESTKCNSMALLSTSQIHLGC, from the exons ATGTCTTCCACATCCAGCTCCGTGCTAACGCTGTCATcgttcaatttattatttttcaccCAAG TGCTAACGGTGCTTAGTATCACCATCAAGTACAACGAATACGCAACGGATAAAGGCGGCAATTTCAGCATACCCTGCATTGCACAGGGCAATATTATGTGGGTGAAGGAGCACGGCAACAATAACACCATTATACAG ACGGGTCGAGTGCTGGTGCTGCGCAATGTGAGTACCTCGGACAGCGgcatttatgtttgttttgcgACGCTGCCAGTGACAACGAGgcggacaacaacaacaacaacaacagccacaacaacaagtgcaactGTGaccacagcaatagcagcaacatcgaGGACGATaacaacggcgacgacgacgacgacgacgcaggcagcaacaatcccagcgacagcagcaactacctcaccgcagcagcaggagaatGAAGATAAGCAGGAAGAGCACAAGCAAAACGTGAAgattgctgatgatgatgagaaaGGCCATGACAATGAGCAGGTCAAGCAGGTAGAGCAGgtggagaaggaggagaaggaggaggaggaagaggagctGGAGTATCAGGCTTTTCAGCGCATCAGGCTAACGGTGCGCACCACTCCGGGCCCCGTGACACAGCTGTACTTCAAGGCCTCGACAATACTGGGCTTTCTCATTTGGCGCTTCAATAAGACGCAATCGGGCGGCTATCCTGTGCGCAGTTTCACAGCCGAATATCGCAATGTCTCGTACCGTGTGCCACCGGCAAATGTTAGCTACGAACATGAATGGAGTCGCATGGATCCCATTAACATAGCACCCAATGTG cGTCAAATGGAAGTCTATCGCCTGGCACCGAATACCACCTACGAGTTTCGAATATGGGCCAACAATGAGCTGGGCAGCGGCGAGGTGGTCACCACCAATGTGACAACATTGCCGGAGACCAAGGAAGAGG ATCTCATACGCCTTATTAAACCCGACTTAGATAATTTCGATCCTCGCATTTGGATAGTCGCCGTCAGCATAGTGCTGGGAACACTTGTGATATTAGCCATCGGACTCTGTATTGTGCTCTCTAAGGAGTGCTATCAATCAACGCAAATGG TGAATCTGACGGAGCTAAGAGCGCGCCGCCGTTCACGCGCACCGTTATCTTTGGCCACAACGGACGAGCgtacgatgatgatgatgatgacgatgaggattACGAGGAGGAACAGGAGCCGACTATGGAGAAATTCAAGCGCAAAGTATCGGTATTCTTTACAGGTCCCACCATTAAACGTATTTGAAAGtacaaaatgcaattctaTGGCGTTGCTTTCGACTTCACAGATTCATTTAGGTTGTTGA
- the LOC117564682 gene encoding putative gustatory receptor 9a, whose protein sequence is MANRTLRFLTFYFRVLAITCSAQKRATQGLLSAYLAMVLGDMMLQMWHYLNRGWQLNDFHLRRQQHYTGFVRILDAMNVAYLITHMVMVLQALLFRNRERLLLSQLPDMSSKRISLTTLRIHLIVDCSVTTSALFMGLFNSLQVSQMIANIRYLFSTQAVRGRCLQVAMLVMRLDAQQLQLQDELTEGRRCSLELRATYAHIVRLSRQISGIYGLSVLMLNVLCIGDFIMVCYAYIVLWEISDSNLTWLLVWQGLYVLLPTMMKIWILCAASERCAKHSAQLQQLLNAAYQQTRMRTGLNMRSTRTQTNEFAVQIMQNPVQFDICGIYYLNLQSLAGMFLFIVESLVIFLQFIALDRQ, encoded by the exons ATGGCCAATCGAACGCTACGCTTTCTCACTTTCTATTTCCGTGTGCTGGCGATCACCTGCAGCGCCCAGAAACGTGCCACACAAGGACTGCTGAGTGCGTACCTGGCCATGGTGCTGGGCGATATGATGTTGCAAATGTGGCACTATTTGAACCGGGGCTGGCAGCTGAACGACTTCCATCTACGACGACAACAGCACTACACCGGCTTTGTCAGGATCTTGGATGCGATGAATGTCGCCTATCTGATCACACACATGGTGATGGTGTTGCAGGCTCTGCTCTTTCGCAATCGCGAGCGATTGCTGTTGTCCCAGCTGCCGGATATGAGCAGCAAACGCATCTCGTTGACCACCCTGCGCATCCATTTGATAGTCGACTGCAGTGTGACGACGAGCGCATTATTCATGGGTTTGTTCAATTCGCTTCAGGTCAGCCAAATGATCGCCAACATTCGCTACTTGTTCAGCACTCAAGCGGTGCGTGGACGCTGCCTGCAGGTCGCAATGCTCGTGATGCGGCTCGAtgcacagcagctgcagctgcaggaTGAGCTGACAGAAGGACGACGTTGCAGCCTGGAGTTGCGTGCAACTTATGCACACATTGTCCGCCTGAGTCGCCAGATATCGGGCATTTATGGCCTGTCGGTACTGATGTTGAATGTGTTGTGCATCGGCGATTTCATTATGGTTTGCTATGCCTACATTGTGCTCTGGGAGATCTCGGACTCGAATCTCACCTGGCTGTTGGTGTGGCAAGGACTTTACGTCCTGCTGCCCACCATGATGAAGATCTGGATACTGTGCGCAGCCTCAGAGCGATGTGCCAAGCAT TCGgcacagctgcagcagctacTTAATGCCGCCTATCAGCAGACAAGAATGCGAACTGGCTTAAATATGCGCTCTACGCGAACTCAAACTAACGAGTTCGCTGTGCAAATTATGCAGAATCCCGTGCAGTTCGATATCTGTGGCATCTACTATCTCAATCTGCAATCTCTGGCCGGG ATGTTTCTCTTCATCGTCGAATCGTTGGTCatttttttgcagtttattgCTCTTGACAGACAGTAG